Proteins encoded together in one Miscanthus floridulus cultivar M001 chromosome 16, ASM1932011v1, whole genome shotgun sequence window:
- the LOC136510501 gene encoding kinesin-like protein KIN-13A: MILRHIFDAVFVENRMQPLPLRAAQDMVRLLHQPVYRNQNFQLWLSYFEIYGGKLFDLLSDRRQLMMREDGKKQVCIVGLQKFEVSDIQIVKEYIERGIAARSTGSTGVNEESSRSHAILQLAVKKHIIVKDTRRQRDRDANEAKNIKAVGKISFIDLAGSECGADTTDNDGQTRIEGTEINKSLLALKECIRALDNDQIHIPFRGSKLTEVLRDSFVGNSRTVMISCISPNAGSCEHTLNTLRYADRVKSLSKGRNTRKEQSTGPTTTSSRESSSAPSYPLPAEAEEIPNQIQEKRPVDTYRKGTENSISNASVEPNRNSFSMIPSYSNRGREENGAASGNDRERYDLKSSQTAYTSKAQLVQNSAKTQEEEKVTKVSPPRRKAYREDKSDRQSNYMKKDNGPETDRAGYKMLQAKQLQQQRRPASASASSRQSEKESSCDDVEIDAILEEEEALIAAHGKEIENTKIVREEMNLLAEVDEPGSLIDNYVTRLSFLLSRKAAGLVSLQARLARFQHRLKEQEILSRKKPSR; this comes from the exons ATGATTCTCCGACACATCTTTGATGCAGTCTTTGTTGAAAACAGAATGCAGCCTCTGCCTCTGAGAGCTGCACAAGACATGGTTCGTCTATTGCACCAACCCGTCTATCGGAATCAGAATTTTCAGTTGTGGCTTAGCTATTTTGAAATATATGGTGGGAAACTCTTTGATCTTCTATCTGACAGAAG GCAACTAATGATGAGGGAAGATGGCAAGAAACAAGTTTGCATTGTTGGTCTACAGAAATTTGAGGTTTCTGACATCCAGATCGTCAAGGAATATATTGAAAGAGGAATTGCAGCCAGGAGCACAG GGTCAACAGGGGTCAATGAGGAGTCATCAAGGTCACATGCTATTCTTCAACTTGCTGTGAAGAAGCACATCATTGTAAAAGATACCAGGAGACAGAGAGATCGTGATGCTAATGAAGCTAAAAATATAAAGGCTGTGGGGAAAATATCATTTATTGATCTTGCTGGAAGTGAGTGTGGTGCTGATACTACCGACAATGATGGACAGACAAG GATTGAGGGAACAGAGATAAATAAAAGTCTGTTAGCTCTCAAGGAATGCATTCGAGCTCTTGATAATGATCAGATACACATTCCTTTCAGAGGAAGCAAGCTTACAGAGGTTCTTCGTGACTCATTTGTTGGTAACTCTAGGACAGTGATGATTTCTTGCATTTCTCCAAACGCAGGTTCATGTGAACACACACTAAATACCTTGAGATACGCTGATAG GGTCAAAAGTCTCTCCAAGGGCCGAAACACAAGAAAAGAGCAGTCCACAGGACCAACTACCACTTCTAGCCGGGAGTCTTCGTCAGCTCCATCATATCCATTGCCTGCTGAAGCTGAAGAAATTCCTAATCAGATTCAAGAGAAGAGACCAGTTGATACTTACCGGAAGGGCACTGAAAATTCGATCTCCAACGCTTCTGTGGAGCCTAACAGAAATTCCTTTAGTATGATTCCAAGTTATTCTAATAGAGGGAGAGAAGAAAACGGTGCAGCATCTGGTAATGACAGGGAGAGGTATGATTTGAAGTCCAGCCAAACTGCTTACACTAGTAAGGCACAGTTGGTTCAGAATTCAGCAAAAACACAGGAGGAGGAGAAAGTCACAAAAGTCTCACCTCCTCGGAGAAAGGCTTATAGAGAAGACAAATCTGATAGGCAGAGCAATTACATGAAAAAGGATAATGGTCCTGAGACAGATCGGGCTGGGTATAAGATGCTGCAGGCAAAGCAGCTGCAACAGCAACGAAGGCCAGCATCTGCTTCAGCTTCATCAAGGCAATCTGAAAAGGAAAGTTCTTGTGATGATGTAGAAATTGATGCAATTCTTGAG GAAGAGGAGGCCCTCATAGCAGCTCACGGGAAGGAAATCGAGAATACTAAGATCGTGCGGGAA GAGATGAACCTTTTGGCAGAAGTTGATGAACCAGGTAGCCTGATTGACAACTATGTGACCCGACTGAGCTTTTTGCTGTCACGCAAGGCTGCAGGTTTGGTCAGCCTCCAA